A segment of the Deefgea piscis genome:
ATCGTGGTTTTACCCACCCCACCTTTTTGACTTGCAACAACCAATGTACGCATATATGGCAATCCTTTTTTACGTCTTTAGCTATTAACGCAAATACGTATTTGCGTACAAATAAACATTAGTAACCGACTTCTTTTTGGTGCCTTACCGAAACAATTGCAATAACCTCAACATCAAAACGATAAAGCAGTACGTAGCCACTATCGCCAAAATCAACAAGCCATTCTCTGTACTCAGGCTCCATTTCTTCTGCAGGGCGTCCAATTTCTGGATGCTGCGCAATCAACTGCGCTCCAGCACGAATTGCTTTCACAGCACGACTTGCAGCATCTTTATTTTTCAAAGCTAAAAACCGATAACTGCGCTGCATACCAATCAGTGCTGGAGGAGTCCAAATCAAACGTGGCATTCAGGCGGCTCCACAT
Coding sequences within it:
- a CDS encoding type II toxin-antitoxin system RelE/ParE family toxin, encoding MPRLIWTPPALIGMQRSYRFLALKNKDAASRAVKAIRAGAQLIAQHPEIGRPAEEMEPEYREWLVDFGDSGYVLLYRFDVEVIAIVSVRHQKEVGY